The Helicobacteraceae bacterium DNA window CGACAAGGAGGTCGAAGCGTGATTATCAACGACGCCACTTTGCGCGACGGAGAGCAAGCGCCGTTTGTCGTCTTTTCGCGAGCCGACAAGATCAAGATCGCCTCCTTGCTTGTTAAAGCCGGCGCGGACGAGCTGGAGATCGGCGTTCCGGCTATGGGCAAAGCCGAACGCGCCGATATAAAAGAGCTACTGGCGTTAGGTCTGCCGCGCAGAATGATAAGCTGGAATCGCGCCGCGCGAGCGGATTTGGACGCTTCGCTAGAGTGCGGCGTTAAAGCCGTCAATATCAGCGTTCCGTTAAGCGATCTGCTTATTTCGCTCAAGTTTAACGCCGATCGAGATAGGCTTTTTAAGGCGTTGGAAGAGACGGTTTCGCTCGCCAAAAAAGAGGGGCTGTTTGTGTCCGTCGGCGGCGAGGACGGATCGCGCGCGAACGCGGTTTTTCTGAAAGAGGTCGTCGCGTTTAGCCGCGATTTAGGCGCGGATCGTTTCCGTTTTTGCGATACGGTCGGGATTTTAACGCCGTTAAAATGCGCCGCGATCGTGGGGGAACTTGCCGCTATAATGCCGATAGAAATGCACGCTCATAACGATTTTGGCATGGCTACGGCAAACGCGATCGCCGCTTTTGAGGCGGGGGCGCGGAGCGTCAACACAACCGCGATCGGACTTGGGGAACGCGCGGGTAATTCAGGTTTTGAACAGGTTTTGATGTGTCTGGCGACGCTGTTTGGCGAGCCTCGCGCGATCGACGCGCAGGCGCTAAAAGCGCTGACGAAAAGCGTGGCGAAAGCGGCGAAAATTCGCCTGCCGCGCAATACTCCGATCGTCGGCAAAGCGCTCTTCGCGCACGAAAGCGGCATTCACGCGAACGGCGTTTTGAAAAACAGCGCCGCTTACGAGCCGTTCGCGCCGTCGATTGTGGGCGCAAAGAGAGTTTTCCCGATTGGCAAGCATAGCGGGAGCGCGACGCTGAACTATCATCTAAATAGGCGCGGGATCAAACGAACGCGATCGGAGTTAAACGCGCTGTTGCCGGCGGTGCGCGAGGAGGCGGCGCGCAAACGCGGAGTTTTAAGCGAAAACGAGCTGATAGGTTTGGTAGCGCGTTGCAAATTCGTTGGCTGAACGAACCGGACATATCGACTATCGCGCGCTGGGGCGAAGCCGAAGGGTGGTTGATCGACGAAGGCGAGTTATCGAGGATTCGCTCTAGGTTCTTTTATCTGTGCTTCGGCGCGTTTGAAGACGACTGTTTGCTAGGCGCGATTATGGGCTACGCGCACGAGAAAACCGCGTGGATATGCGATTTTTTAGTCGATAAAGCGCGCCGCCGCGCCGGCGTTGGAACGAGGCTGTTCGAGCATGCTTTGGATTCGATCGCGGCGCAAAAGCCAACGCAAAGATTGTTTGCCGAACCGAATATGGCGGCTTTTTACGAGAGATACGGCTTCAAAGCGGAAGGCTTATGCGGCAGGTTTGTTTTACGCGGCGGCGCGAAAACGCCCCCGCTTAGCGCCGATCGTCTGCGAAAGATGGAGACCAAAGACGCGAACCTCCTACTCAAATACGCAACGGCGGCTTTTGGCGAGGATAGATCGGCGTTTATTAACGAGGATATGACGTTTGCCAGCTCGCTGATACTGGCTTTGCCAAACGGCGCGTTGCATTCGCGTATGATTGGAAAGAGCGTTTTCGCGGGACCGTTTCTTGCGCGCGAAGCGGCTTATAACGACGCGGAAACGTTGCTTCGCGCCTTAGTCGCGATCAGGGGGCAAAAGCCGATCGCCGTCGATCTGCCAATGGAAAATAGCGAGGCGACGCGGATTTTGAACATTTACGGTTTCAAACAAACCGGCGAAACAATCCGAATGTCTAGGGGC harbors:
- a CDS encoding homocitrate synthase; amino-acid sequence: MIINDATLRDGEQAPFVVFSRADKIKIASLLVKAGADELEIGVPAMGKAERADIKELLALGLPRRMISWNRAARADLDASLECGVKAVNISVPLSDLLISLKFNADRDRLFKALEETVSLAKKEGLFVSVGGEDGSRANAVFLKEVVAFSRDLGADRFRFCDTVGILTPLKCAAIVGELAAIMPIEMHAHNDFGMATANAIAAFEAGARSVNTTAIGLGERAGNSGFEQVLMCLATLFGEPRAIDAQALKALTKSVAKAAKIRLPRNTPIVGKALFAHESGIHANGVLKNSAAYEPFAPSIVGAKRVFPIGKHSGSATLNYHLNRRGIKRTRSELNALLPAVREEAARKRGVLSENELIGLVARCKFVG
- a CDS encoding GNAT family N-acetyltransferase, translated to MQIRWLNEPDISTIARWGEAEGWLIDEGELSRIRSRFFYLCFGAFEDDCLLGAIMGYAHEKTAWICDFLVDKARRRAGVGTRLFEHALDSIAAQKPTQRLFAEPNMAAFYERYGFKAEGLCGRFVLRGGAKTPPLSADRLRKMETKDANLLLKYATAAFGEDRSAFINEDMTFASSLILALPNGALHSRMIGKSVFAGPFLAREAAYNDAETLLRALVAIRGQKPIAVDLPMENSEATRILNIYGFKQTGETIRMSRGKNIRERAAMIYGYATAGSHG